From the genome of Verrucomicrobiia bacterium, one region includes:
- a CDS encoding site-specific integrase, which produces MTFGAALETYRERLKGDYSLKDRSKAFREERITALLKSWPDLEQTDVAQISKTDCLTWAARFGQTASPSAFNNTVGTLKLVLDIAVEAGARYDNPATHIKRKRIRQKVLHLPTQDKFPELVATIRKADGAWGRKCADLVEFLAFSGCRKGEAARVEGQHCDFEKGEITIQGDPVTGTKNWEIRRVPMIPDMRRLLERIRGERDEKEFLASPVMRVKECQGAINSACKTLGIARFTHHDLRHLFATRCIESEVDIPTVSRWLGHKDGGALAMKTYGHLRDQHSANMAQKVVFSETATNIVPLPLNGTAPLKNEPALGTNATDNKTAIAQAKAKYAYPWWASKNSQEVFWGQLNESVQIVPLEKFHECAKQAMNRELFADELAERESLREEFIARIPNATHVELTGRIYPRETDAKLKAS; this is translated from the coding sequence ATGACCTTCGGCGCGGCTCTGGAAACCTATCGCGAACGCCTCAAGGGGGATTATTCGCTGAAGGACCGGAGCAAGGCTTTTCGGGAAGAACGCATTACGGCGCTCCTGAAGTCGTGGCCCGATCTGGAACAAACCGACGTTGCTCAAATCTCCAAGACCGATTGTCTCACATGGGCCGCCCGCTTTGGACAGACGGCCAGCCCCTCGGCGTTTAACAACACGGTCGGCACGCTCAAACTGGTCTTGGACATTGCCGTTGAAGCGGGCGCGCGTTACGACAATCCCGCCACCCACATCAAGCGGAAACGAATTCGCCAAAAGGTCTTGCACCTTCCAACCCAGGACAAATTTCCCGAACTGGTTGCGACCATCCGAAAGGCCGATGGCGCATGGGGTCGAAAGTGCGCCGACCTCGTTGAGTTTCTGGCTTTCAGCGGTTGCCGGAAGGGTGAAGCGGCCCGGGTTGAAGGCCAGCATTGCGATTTTGAGAAAGGTGAAATCACGATTCAAGGCGATCCTGTCACCGGAACGAAGAATTGGGAAATCCGCCGCGTGCCGATGATTCCCGACATGCGCCGATTGCTTGAACGCATCAGAGGCGAGCGTGACGAAAAGGAATTCCTAGCGAGTCCCGTCATGCGAGTGAAAGAGTGCCAGGGGGCAATCAACTCAGCCTGCAAGACGCTAGGAATTGCCCGCTTCACGCACCACGACTTGCGCCACTTGTTTGCAACTCGGTGTATCGAATCCGAGGTGGACATTCCCACGGTATCGCGCTGGCTCGGGCACAAAGACGGCGGGGCACTGGCGATGAAGACTTACGGCCATCTGCGCGATCAACATTCGGCAAACATGGCACAGAAAGTTGTGTTCTCTGAAACCGCAACAAACATTGTGCCGTTGCCGCTGAACGGCACCGCTCCATTGAAGAATGAACCCGCGTTGGGCACTAACGCAACAGACAACAAGACGGCAATTGCCCAAGCGAAAGCTAAGTATGCTTACCCGTGGTGGGCCTCAAAAAATTCGCAGGAGGTTTTCTGGGGCCAGTTGAATGAGTCGGTGCAGATTGTGCCGCTGGAGAAATTCCACGAGTGCGCCAAGCAAGCGATGAATCGCGAATTGTTCGCCGACGAATTGGCCGAACGAGAATCATTGCGGGAGGAATTCATCGCGCGGATCCCGAATGCGACTCACGTAGAGTTGACCGGAAGAATCTATCCGAGGGAAACTGATGCAAAGTTGAAAGCGAGCTGA
- a CDS encoding pre-toxin TG domain-containing protein, whose amino-acid sequence MKSLCFWGGLAAILLAGQPFAAAQTAPGNNGAPSSQVQVEAGALISQRAEHKTDLFTGSFGYSVPIAGAPGRGGSEPALALVYSSSGDNGWCGLGWVLDIGYIERNTKDGFPMLYDASSPPLPLKQYDPAKGFILNLFGKQMKLLTNSASEYRAEVDKDFLRCQFDTANNRWDVFDKSGTVYRFGYTNRVLNPNSGWTANYTGTFRWALEEIITATGERTTITYQTHSTSDVGTARMLYPDIVAYNGHTNWNGYAANQTPTHTIQFGLQPRTDTRISYRSGFRVVQDMRLTNIVCQANGQNVRRYALEYDYSPATKRSLLARIRTFGADDTSELPAQSFAYQNKPLTFAPKVKWKDISVATPSITERDIYGNAFTDLIDMDGDGLPDRVRWDSSTTPDRYFVQRNLGLAASGTEGAFATNESSFGPTSAANFPEGFQNNQAWAGLNSSRVRIMDVNGDGKPDRVGDDSTYMLNATPPYNHFGVQINSGSGFNADQSWPVDTQSSSYYYAIDTLTDTISAGRTSLLDINGDGIPDRVMMALSAPWNYFYVQFGTGAGFSPIRCFGPLTSQGKTSSVIWSGVESSWVHMVDINGDGLLDRVMLPLGSNPGFPDNPVQDASLTNFVVEFNNGYGFEPQVWPGVYPQYVQNPVNVTHNEYTYVQKFPDVGLLDLNGDGLPDRVMPKELDNNKTTWLFYRNTGTGFDTVSNEISGIDIQNAVNANNENWFGLQGVGDSRMNYVNGHTITAMLDMNGDGLLDRVMADYTYANNPFGTPFYGLWVQTNSGPFPDLLMAVSNGIGGTLAVTYKPSTTWDNRQDPTDANSGKLLPFPIQTVSSLTENDGVNTNRTTTYLYSGGFYDGSRHEFAGFAKVTETDASNRQQVYYYHQGGGQDRMALGGYVDASTNLARFNQPGGVTWDSSGNLYVSDTANHVIRKITPAGVVTTIAGSPGQAGVTNAAGTAARFNHPTGILYTGGYLYVADTDNHSIRLINLTGNVVTTFAGSNGVAGSVDNNPFSGARFYRPTSLAFNVAGTELYVADTGNHTIRKLSGAGMTTIGGVGIPGTTDNPPRFNHPSGLTLDGGNNLFIADTDNHTIRQRTAAGVVSTLAGSSGVAGSADSTSYLNARFRSPSAVALSADFQTIYVADTGNQTIRKLVASGVTTVAGRVGNSGNVDGIGTNAFFNSLASLTVDGSGNVFIADTGNNLIRKATPSGSFLAVTNFVGGVDTYGEYADSGSFAKRGMPYRIEAYGNDANLYSVVVNQVDQFSLGNGRWFPFVQQTFNFDYPGGGTPRITATRFAYNLSNGNLTNQIAFGEVANVNLTSLSAPTDVDASDTQYHHTSYAALSNTNILNLPDTIKLTSDAAGSTVIQEQKFTYNANSGTVATELNRICAGSYATNRFEEYDDYGLPTLTISPVGVQTKITAFDALHIYPTVARLRVTAGSDLAGDHITTTANDVRSGAVTDVTDPMGVLVHNTYDTFFRLTQTDKTPVGGAAVWVKQISYGPFAVITAGNAVNYVHAKLNDGVDAVNGVESRTYFDGWGRPLQTRTEAEAGNYRVVSTAYDERGEAFLTTWPRFESGVAFVKPTAQPGFFTGYDAAGRVAQTQTRVEATFNTNGAFVNKTDSTGDANSPLAPRLMAYTNGIDPWWRITTDEDGKVRRYQLDAFGRNKQIQEVDGANTYLTSFKYDLAGNLTHITNHVGEVISYGHDDLGNVVAMADPHLGYWIYHRDAAGRVREQIDGKGQKIAFTFAATLSRLSLKQVYNAATQLVAAATYSYDSGDINHTVYKGQLFQVTDSEGSEKSGYDTRGRRIRTTRHLNLNNQDYVTRFTFNDGDRVASIIYPNSGPTITNEYHAGGSLKRVGRSSYDYYAANAANFDAFGRVLQFSFGNSTTTTRSNYPTSQRLYSLSVPGVFARDYRYSAGEDVTYLNGSGLAPTTVTYDNLHRIKTYTGLPGSGYAYDPVGNITNSIESGTASSYGYGNARKQAVKSAFGKNYLYDKCGNMIVRNGGTTNSQALEYNAENRLVRFSEVGRTAVEYGYADSGARLWRRSYVTGTNSPKLQIWIGNLYEEKDGKTLFHVFAGGQRICTYERDSILNGGSGTSTNYVGYFYHQDHLGSSSVLSDYAGNLKELSVWYPFGRTQTNNPTAAFKVSNKFTGQVQDEETGLYYYNARYYDPELGRFIQADTIIPDPANPQSYNRYAYVLNNPLRYTDPTGFEPDDLDDIPLTMGAAHAAMRQSAGGESARLYDKNVNSAHMMAGGLRAGMEMNPVVGTFNGAYGAIKGKDAVDYHELTGVERVKSGAGAVLSAAPVALKVEAGIIQAGKEVSAGMKIAGATAKVEKATAQGFQAFKSFDALKRALGPAGEGRVWHHVVEQRAANIEKFGAEAIHNTENVVNASRQLNQKIADYYSTKQAFSGGKTVREWLNPQTYQQQREFGIKVMNEIKATMKE is encoded by the coding sequence ATGAAATCTCTATGTTTTTGGGGTGGCCTTGCGGCCATTTTGTTGGCGGGACAACCCTTCGCGGCGGCGCAAACCGCGCCGGGCAATAACGGAGCGCCGAGCTCACAGGTGCAAGTCGAGGCAGGCGCACTCATCAGCCAACGCGCTGAGCACAAGACTGACCTGTTTACCGGCAGCTTTGGGTATTCCGTTCCGATTGCCGGGGCACCGGGACGCGGCGGCAGCGAGCCGGCATTGGCGTTGGTTTATTCCTCCAGCGGGGACAACGGTTGGTGCGGCCTCGGATGGGTGCTGGACATCGGCTACATTGAACGCAACACCAAGGATGGCTTCCCGATGCTCTATGATGCGTCGTCGCCGCCCTTGCCGCTCAAACAGTATGACCCTGCTAAAGGCTTCATCCTGAATTTATTTGGGAAGCAGATGAAACTGCTGACCAACAGCGCGAGTGAATATCGCGCCGAAGTGGACAAGGACTTTCTGCGTTGCCAGTTTGATACGGCCAACAACCGCTGGGATGTGTTCGACAAGAGCGGGACGGTGTATCGGTTTGGTTACACCAATCGGGTGCTGAATCCAAATTCCGGTTGGACGGCGAACTACACCGGCACGTTTCGCTGGGCCTTGGAAGAAATTATCACCGCCACAGGCGAGCGCACGACCATCACATATCAAACTCACTCAACTTCCGATGTCGGGACGGCGCGGATGCTTTATCCCGACATCGTTGCCTACAACGGGCACACGAACTGGAATGGCTACGCAGCCAACCAAACGCCGACACACACGATTCAATTTGGCCTGCAACCACGCACCGACACTCGGATTTCGTATCGGTCTGGTTTTCGCGTCGTACAAGACATGCGGTTGACCAACATCGTTTGTCAGGCCAACGGGCAAAATGTCCGGCGGTATGCCTTGGAATATGATTACTCCCCGGCAACCAAGCGTTCGTTGCTGGCGCGGATACGAACCTTCGGCGCAGACGACACTTCTGAGCTTCCCGCTCAATCTTTCGCTTACCAGAACAAGCCACTAACATTCGCGCCCAAGGTGAAATGGAAAGATATTTCGGTGGCGACTCCCAGCATCACGGAACGGGACATTTACGGCAACGCCTTCACCGATTTGATTGATATGGATGGCGATGGGTTGCCGGATCGGGTGCGGTGGGATTCCAGCACCACTCCAGATCGCTACTTTGTGCAACGCAACCTGGGTTTGGCAGCGAGCGGAACCGAAGGCGCATTTGCCACCAACGAATCCTCTTTCGGCCCGACTTCGGCGGCGAACTTCCCGGAGGGATTTCAGAATAATCAGGCTTGGGCGGGTTTGAATTCGTCACGCGTTCGCATCATGGATGTCAATGGCGACGGCAAACCCGACCGCGTTGGCGATGACTCCACTTACATGCTCAACGCTACGCCACCCTACAACCATTTTGGAGTACAAATCAATTCGGGCAGCGGCTTCAATGCGGATCAAAGCTGGCCGGTAGATACACAAAGCAGCAGCTACTACTACGCGATTGATACTCTCACCGACACAATCAGCGCGGGGCGCACCAGTCTGCTGGACATTAACGGTGACGGCATCCCTGACCGGGTGATGATGGCTTTAAGCGCGCCGTGGAATTATTTTTACGTTCAGTTTGGCACGGGCGCAGGTTTTAGCCCAATCCGCTGCTTCGGGCCGCTGACCAGTCAGGGTAAAACGTCGAGCGTTATCTGGTCGGGTGTGGAAAGCAGTTGGGTTCACATGGTGGACATCAACGGCGACGGGTTGCTGGATCGGGTGATGTTGCCCTTGGGGAGCAACCCCGGTTTTCCCGATAACCCGGTGCAGGACGCCAGTCTCACCAACTTCGTGGTGGAGTTCAACAACGGCTACGGATTCGAGCCACAAGTCTGGCCCGGAGTTTATCCTCAATACGTGCAAAATCCCGTCAATGTGACGCACAACGAATATACCTATGTGCAAAAATTTCCCGACGTGGGTTTGCTCGACCTCAATGGGGATGGCCTCCCGGATCGAGTCATGCCCAAGGAACTCGACAACAACAAAACCACCTGGCTTTTCTACCGTAATACCGGCACGGGGTTCGATACCGTCTCCAACGAAATCAGCGGCATTGACATTCAGAATGCGGTCAATGCTAACAATGAAAACTGGTTTGGGCTGCAAGGCGTGGGTGACAGCCGGATGAACTATGTCAACGGCCATACCATCACCGCCATGCTGGACATGAACGGTGACGGTCTGTTGGATCGCGTCATGGCGGACTACACCTATGCCAACAATCCGTTTGGAACGCCGTTTTACGGCTTGTGGGTACAAACCAATTCCGGCCCGTTCCCGGATTTACTGATGGCGGTAAGCAATGGTATCGGCGGAACGCTTGCCGTGACTTACAAACCTTCGACGACTTGGGATAATCGCCAGGACCCGACCGACGCAAACTCGGGCAAACTATTGCCGTTCCCCATCCAAACCGTTTCGAGCCTGACAGAAAACGATGGAGTGAACACCAATCGCACGACGACGTACCTTTACTCGGGCGGATTTTACGATGGCAGCCGCCACGAGTTTGCTGGTTTCGCCAAAGTCACGGAAACCGACGCTTCCAACCGGCAACAAGTTTATTACTACCATCAAGGCGGTGGGCAAGATCGCATGGCCCTTGGCGGCTACGTGGATGCGAGCACCAATCTCGCGCGCTTCAATCAGCCGGGCGGGGTGACATGGGACAGCTCTGGGAATCTGTACGTGTCAGACACGGCCAACCATGTCATCCGCAAAATCACTCCGGCGGGCGTGGTCACTACTATTGCGGGAAGTCCCGGTCAGGCTGGCGTGACGAACGCCGCCGGCACGGCGGCGCGGTTCAATCATCCGACGGGCATCCTTTACACCGGTGGGTATCTTTATGTGGCCGATACGGACAATCATTCCATCCGCCTCATCAATCTCACTGGCAATGTGGTGACCACTTTTGCCGGTAGCAACGGGGTGGCGGGATCTGTGGACAATAATCCGTTTTCCGGAGCGAGATTTTACCGACCGACCAGCCTCGCCTTCAATGTGGCTGGCACGGAACTCTACGTGGCGGACACCGGCAACCACACCATCCGCAAGTTGTCTGGCGCAGGCATGACGACTATCGGCGGTGTCGGGATTCCGGGGACGACGGATAATCCGCCACGATTCAACCATCCGAGCGGTTTGACGTTGGATGGAGGGAATAACCTGTTTATTGCCGATACGGACAATCACACCATTCGCCAAAGGACAGCAGCCGGAGTGGTCAGCACCCTGGCCGGGAGCAGTGGCGTGGCCGGAAGTGCCGATAGCACCTCCTATCTGAACGCACGCTTCAGGTCGCCCTCAGCGGTGGCTTTGAGCGCCGATTTCCAGACGATCTACGTGGCAGATACTGGCAATCAGACGATTCGTAAATTGGTTGCCTCTGGAGTTACCACGGTGGCCGGTCGTGTCGGTAACAGCGGCAACGTGGATGGCATAGGCACAAACGCTTTCTTCAATTCCCTCGCCAGTCTGACCGTGGACGGCAGCGGCAACGTATTCATCGCCGACACGGGAAACAACCTCATCCGCAAGGCCACTCCGTCAGGAAGTTTTCTTGCCGTCACCAATTTTGTTGGCGGCGTGGATACTTACGGCGAGTACGCGGACTCTGGCAGTTTCGCTAAACGCGGGATGCCGTACCGCATCGAAGCCTACGGCAATGACGCGAACCTTTACAGCGTCGTGGTCAATCAGGTGGACCAATTCAGCTTGGGCAACGGGCGGTGGTTTCCGTTCGTCCAACAGACCTTCAACTTCGATTATCCCGGCGGCGGCACACCGCGCATCACCGCCACGCGCTTCGCTTACAACCTCAGCAATGGCAATCTCACCAACCAAATTGCTTTCGGCGAAGTTGCCAACGTGAACCTCACCAGCCTGAGTGCGCCCACGGATGTGGACGCCTCGGACACGCAGTATCACCACACCAGTTACGCGGCTTTAAGCAACACGAACATCCTTAATCTGCCGGACACCATCAAGCTCACGTCCGATGCCGCCGGGAGCACGGTGATTCAGGAACAGAAATTCACCTACAACGCCAACAGTGGCACGGTGGCCACTGAGTTAAATCGGATTTGCGCCGGAAGTTACGCCACCAATCGGTTCGAGGAATACGATGATTACGGCCTACCCACCCTCACCATCAGCCCGGTCGGCGTGCAAACCAAAATCACCGCCTTCGACGCGCTGCATATTTATCCCACTGTGGCGCGGTTGCGCGTGACGGCGGGTTCGGACTTGGCGGGCGACCACATCACCACCACCGCTAACGATGTGCGTTCAGGCGCGGTGACGGATGTGACCGACCCGATGGGAGTTTTGGTTCATAACACCTACGACACGTTCTTCCGGCTGACACAAACGGATAAAACCCCTGTGGGCGGGGCCGCTGTGTGGGTGAAGCAAATCAGTTACGGACCTTTTGCTGTCATCACGGCGGGCAACGCCGTGAACTATGTCCACGCGAAACTCAATGACGGCGTGGACGCGGTGAACGGCGTCGAAAGTCGCACTTACTTTGATGGCTGGGGCCGACCGCTTCAAACCCGCACGGAAGCGGAGGCGGGCAACTACCGCGTCGTCTCCACCGCCTACGACGAACGCGGTGAAGCCTTCCTGACAACCTGGCCCCGCTTTGAAAGCGGCGTCGCCTTCGTCAAGCCCACGGCGCAACCAGGGTTCTTCACCGGCTACGATGCTGCCGGACGCGTGGCGCAAACCCAAACCCGCGTGGAGGCCACGTTTAACACCAACGGCGCATTCGTCAACAAGACCGACAGCACCGGGGACGCGAATTCGCCGCTCGCGCCTCGACTCATGGCTTACACCAACGGCATTGATCCATGGTGGCGGATTACCACCGACGAGGACGGCAAGGTGCGCCGCTACCAACTCGACGCCTTTGGCCGCAACAAACAGATTCAGGAAGTGGACGGGGCGAACACTTACCTGACTTCGTTCAAATATGATCTGGCCGGAAACCTGACGCACATCACCAACCACGTCGGCGAAGTCATTTCCTACGGTCACGATGATTTGGGGAACGTGGTGGCGATGGCCGATCCACACCTGGGCTATTGGATTTATCATCGCGATGCCGCCGGACGGGTGCGGGAACAGATTGACGGCAAGGGACAGAAAATCGCGTTCACCTTCGCCGCCACCTTGAGCCGCCTCAGCCTGAAACAGGTTTACAACGCCGCCACACAGTTGGTCGCCGCCGCCACGTATTCGTACGATTCCGGCGACATCAACCACACGGTCTATAAAGGCCAGTTGTTTCAAGTGACCGACAGCGAAGGCTCGGAGAAAAGTGGCTACGACACCCGGGGACGGCGTATCCGCACCACGCGCCATCTGAACCTTAATAATCAAGATTACGTTACGCGTTTCACGTTCAATGATGGCGACCGGGTGGCCTCCATCATTTATCCGAACTCCGGGCCGACAATCACCAATGAGTATCATGCGGGCGGCTCGCTCAAGCGCGTGGGACGCAGCAGCTACGATTATTACGCGGCCAACGCTGCGAATTTCGATGCGTTCGGGCGGGTACTGCAATTCAGCTTCGGTAATAGCACCACCACCACGCGCAGCAATTACCCCACATCCCAACGGCTCTACAGTCTCAGCGTGCCGGGCGTGTTCGCGCGCGACTATCGTTACAGCGCGGGGGAAGATGTCACCTATCTCAACGGTTCGGGCCTCGCGCCCACGACGGTCACTTACGACAATCTGCACCGCATCAAGACTTACACCGGGCTGCCGGGCAGTGGCTATGCGTATGACCCGGTGGGTAACATCACGAACAGCATCGAGAGCGGCACTGCTTCCTCCTACGGGTATGGCAACGCCCGCAAACAGGCGGTGAAATCTGCCTTCGGGAAAAACTATCTCTACGACAAATGCGGGAACATGATTGTCCGCAACGGTGGCACGACGAACTCGCAAGCACTGGAATACAACGCGGAAAATCGCTTGGTGCGTTTTTCGGAAGTAGGGCGTACGGCGGTGGAATACGGTTACGCGGATAGCGGAGCGCGTTTGTGGCGGCGCTCTTACGTGACCGGTACGAACAGTCCCAAACTACAAATTTGGATTGGCAACCTTTACGAGGAAAAAGACGGCAAGACATTGTTCCATGTGTTTGCGGGCGGGCAACGCATCTGCACTTATGAACGCGACTCCATCTTGAACGGCGGCAGCGGGACGAGCACGAACTATGTCGGTTACTTTTATCACCAAGACCATCTGGGTTCATCCAGTGTCCTGAGCGACTACGCCGGGAATTTGAAAGAGTTGAGTGTGTGGTACCCGTTTGGCCGCACGCAGACGAACAATCCGACGGCGGCGTTCAAAGTCTCGAATAAATTCACCGGGCAGGTGCAGGACGAGGAAACGGGCCTCTATTACTACAACGCTCGTTATTACGACCCGGAGCTTGGCAGGTTCATCCAAGCGGATACGATCATTCCCGATCCTGCCAATCCGCAAAGCTACAACCGGTATGCGTATGTGCTGAATAATCCACTGCGCTATACAGACCCAACGGGCTTTGAGCCTGATGACTTGGATGACATTCCTTTGACGATGGGGGCAGCGCACGCTGCCATGCGCCAGTCAGCGGGCGGCGAGTCAGCACGGCTTTACGACAAGAATGTCAATTCTGCTCACATGATGGCGGGTGGTTTACGGGCAGGAATGGAAATGAATCCGGTGGTGGGCACATTCAACGGCGCTTATGGGGCAATCAAAGGGAAAGATGCGGTTGATTACCACGAACTGACCGGCGTGGAACGAGTAAAATCCGGCGCGGGCGCTGTTCTCTCTGCCGCACCAGTGGCTTTGAAGGTTGAGGCTGGGATAATCCAAGCAGGGAAAGAAGTCAGCGCGGGAATGAAAATTGCCGGCGCAACGGCAAAAGTGGAGAAGGCGACCGCGCAAGGCTTTCAAGCATTCAAATCATTCGATGCGCTCAAGCGCGCTTTAGGGCCAGCGGGTGAAGGCCGAGTCTGGCATCATGTTGTCGAGCAAAGAGCCGCTAACATTGAGAAATTTGGAGCGGAGGCTATTCATAATACTGAAAATGTTGTAAACGCTTCTAGACAATTGAATCAAAAAATTGCTGACTATTATTCAACGAAACAAGCATTCAGCGGCGGCAAGACGGTTCGAGAATGGCTTAACCCGCAGACATACCAACAACAACGGGAGTTTGGAATCAAAGTGATGAACGAGATTAAGGCAACTATGAAAGAATGA
- a CDS encoding helix-turn-helix transcriptional regulator, which yields MAKSKPPLNLIGPQVKKWRANKGWSQEAFAAKLQLRGWSISRDSLASLELRRRRVPDCEMLFLSRVLGIALEELFPRNVTLSKVGPQFQSGSKISLYPTRADK from the coding sequence GTGGCGAAATCCAAACCCCCTCTGAATCTGATTGGCCCGCAGGTCAAGAAGTGGCGGGCTAACAAAGGTTGGTCGCAAGAAGCTTTCGCAGCAAAGTTGCAACTGCGCGGTTGGAGTATCAGCAGGGATTCCCTGGCCAGTTTGGAATTGCGCCGGCGGCGGGTGCCGGATTGCGAAATGCTCTTTCTCTCTCGCGTTTTGGGTATCGCACTCGAAGAATTATTTCCTCGAAACGTGACATTAAGCAAAGTTGGCCCCCAGTTTCAAAGCGGCTCAAAAATATCCCTATATCCAACACGCGCTGACAAATGA
- a CDS encoding sigma-54 dependent transcriptional regulator: protein MKPKPNILLVEDDPNVASGLQKVMRANGYEVTTLGRGDTGLEQAIARSFDVVITDLRLPGLDGLELVRQLHQAKPKLPIILITAHGSTEVAIEATKWGAFDYVPKPFEVEELLDLMAKALESSRLMSEPVDMGEAVSGRTAIIGNSRIMQGIYKEIGRVAAASVTVLIRGDTGTGKELIARAIYQHSNRADAPFIAINCAAIPEMLLESELFGHERGSFTGADARRIGRFEQASGGTIFLDEIGDMDANLQAKLLRVLQDKVIQRVGGRENIPVDVRIIAATHRDLEAAIRERLFREDLFYRLSVVTIKLPPLQQRQEDIPDMVRYFLRRYGPEAGVASPAIAPEAITYLQNQNWPGNVRELENTVRKALLTARDYTISLEHVKDVLTQAREPVATSTQSHAAYITALLDQVERGEIHNAFARMLADLEPELYAQAIRRARGNITKAAQWLGVTRLKVREKLKEFGLPHHREHDTTPQ from the coding sequence ATGAAACCCAAGCCTAACATTCTGCTGGTCGAGGATGACCCGAACGTCGCCTCCGGATTGCAAAAGGTGATGCGCGCCAACGGCTATGAGGTCACCACCTTGGGTCGCGGTGACACCGGATTGGAGCAAGCCATTGCGCGATCCTTCGATGTCGTCATCACGGACCTTCGTTTGCCCGGCCTGGATGGACTCGAACTCGTCCGCCAACTGCACCAAGCCAAGCCCAAGCTGCCCATCATTCTCATCACGGCGCACGGTTCAACCGAGGTCGCCATCGAAGCCACCAAATGGGGCGCCTTCGACTATGTGCCCAAACCGTTTGAAGTCGAGGAGTTGCTCGATCTGATGGCGAAGGCGCTCGAAAGCAGCCGGCTCATGTCCGAACCCGTGGACATGGGCGAGGCCGTATCGGGGCGCACGGCCATCATTGGTAACAGCCGGATCATGCAAGGCATTTACAAGGAGATCGGGCGTGTGGCGGCGGCTTCCGTCACCGTCTTGATTCGTGGCGACACCGGCACCGGCAAGGAATTGATCGCTCGCGCCATTTACCAGCACAGCAATCGTGCGGACGCTCCTTTCATCGCCATCAACTGCGCGGCGATTCCCGAAATGCTGCTGGAAAGCGAACTCTTCGGTCACGAACGCGGTTCGTTCACCGGCGCGGACGCGCGGCGGATTGGTCGCTTTGAACAAGCCAGCGGCGGCACGATTTTTCTGGATGAGATCGGCGACATGGACGCCAATCTCCAGGCGAAACTGCTGCGCGTGCTCCAGGACAAGGTGATTCAACGCGTGGGCGGGCGCGAAAACATTCCCGTGGACGTGCGGATCATCGCCGCCACGCATCGCGATTTGGAAGCCGCCATTCGCGAACGTCTGTTTCGCGAAGACCTGTTTTACCGGTTGAGTGTCGTGACGATCAAACTTCCGCCGCTCCAGCAACGCCAGGAAGACATTCCTGACATGGTCCGCTATTTTCTGCGGCGGTACGGACCGGAAGCCGGAGTCGCCTCGCCCGCCATTGCGCCGGAAGCCATAACCTATCTGCAAAATCAGAATTGGCCGGGCAACGTGCGCGAGCTGGAGAACACCGTTCGCAAAGCGCTTTTGACCGCGCGCGATTACACCATCAGTCTGGAACACGTCAAAGACGTGCTCACCCAGGCGCGTGAGCCGGTGGCGACCTCGACGCAATCTCATGCCGCTTATATCACGGCTTTGCTGGATCAGGTTGAACGCGGTGAAATTCATAATGCTTTCGCCCGGATGTTGGCGGATCTCGAACCTGAACTTTACGCGCAAGCCATTCGCCGCGCTCGCGGCAACATCACCAAAGCCGCGCAATGGCTGGGGGTGACCCGTCTGAAAGTGCGGGAAAAATTGAAAGAATTCGGATTGCCCCACCATCGCGAGCACGACACCACCCCGCAGTGA